In the Aneurinibacillus soli genome, one interval contains:
- a CDS encoding UbiA-like polyprenyltransferase gives MNKLRIILEMIKFEHTLFALPFAFMGAVLGSFVVNGTWPTWAQIFWVILAMVGARSAAMALNRLIDYKFDGENPRTVMRAIPAGLLQKKEVVLFVVASFVLLFVAASQLNMLAVKLLPIAVFFLVFYSYTKRFTWLCHIVLGIAIGLAPLGGWVATTGRVDWMGILLFVSVALWTAGFDVIYACQDAEFDRKRGLYSIPGYFGIARALKLARLFHILTMIGFVALYFATGLHVWFALGLVIAALILIYEHRLVSPHDLSKLNTAFFTMNGVLSVVVFAFTMLDLVMR, from the coding sequence ATGAACAAGTTACGAATTATCCTTGAGATGATTAAATTTGAACATACACTTTTCGCGCTTCCGTTTGCCTTTATGGGAGCTGTACTCGGTAGTTTTGTCGTGAATGGAACATGGCCGACTTGGGCACAGATTTTTTGGGTGATTCTTGCGATGGTTGGTGCGCGGAGCGCAGCGATGGCGCTGAACCGTTTGATTGATTACAAGTTTGATGGAGAGAACCCGCGTACCGTAATGCGTGCGATCCCTGCTGGGTTGCTGCAGAAGAAAGAAGTGGTTCTTTTTGTTGTGGCATCTTTTGTGTTGTTGTTTGTAGCGGCTTCTCAGCTGAACATGCTAGCGGTAAAATTGTTGCCGATTGCGGTCTTTTTCCTTGTGTTTTATTCGTATACCAAACGATTTACCTGGTTGTGCCATATCGTGCTGGGCATTGCCATTGGACTTGCGCCACTAGGCGGCTGGGTCGCGACGACAGGTCGGGTGGACTGGATGGGGATTCTCCTATTTGTATCCGTCGCACTCTGGACAGCAGGCTTTGATGTGATTTATGCATGCCAGGATGCGGAGTTTGACCGCAAACGCGGGCTGTATTCCATTCCTGGTTACTTCGGGATTGCCCGTGCACTGAAATTGGCGCGTCTATTCCATATTCTTACGATGATCGGGTTTGTTGCCCTTTATTTTGCAACAGGACTTCATGTGTGGTTTGCGCTTGGACTTGTAATTGCCGCACTTATTCTTATTTATGAGCATCGTCTCGTCTCACCGCATGACCTGTCAAAACTGAACACGGCGTTCTTTACGATGAATGGGGTGCTAAGCGTAGTTGTTTTTGCGTTCACGATGCTTGATTTGGTGATGAGATGA
- a CDS encoding demethylmenaquinone methyltransferase has translation MQENLQGDKKAEYVHSVFESIAKEYDRMNSVISFGRHVAWREYTNKRMGVSTGEKAIDLCCGTCDWTISLAEAIGPTGEVVGLDFSQNMLDVGAQKIKTKQLDQITLVNGDAMSIPYPDNTFDYATIGFALRNVPDYKQVIREMMRVVKPGGQVVSLEVSKPPFAPYRKLFYFYFYNILPFVARMTVNKYEEYNWLPNSLTNFPDSRKLADAFREVGLVNVETKLFVGGVSALHIGHKERVSES, from the coding sequence ATGCAGGAGAACTTGCAGGGAGACAAGAAGGCGGAATATGTTCACTCCGTATTTGAATCGATTGCAAAAGAATATGACCGGATGAATTCCGTGATCAGTTTTGGACGGCACGTTGCTTGGCGCGAATACACAAACAAGCGCATGGGTGTGTCAACGGGTGAAAAAGCAATTGACTTGTGCTGTGGCACATGTGATTGGACGATCAGTCTGGCCGAAGCGATCGGACCGACAGGAGAGGTGGTCGGGCTTGATTTTAGCCAGAACATGCTCGATGTTGGCGCGCAAAAAATAAAAACGAAGCAGTTAGACCAGATTACACTCGTCAATGGAGATGCGATGAGCATTCCGTATCCGGACAATACATTTGATTATGCAACAATCGGGTTTGCACTGCGTAATGTGCCCGATTACAAGCAGGTAATCCGTGAAATGATGCGGGTCGTGAAACCAGGGGGACAAGTTGTCTCGCTTGAGGTGAGCAAACCACCATTTGCCCCATATCGGAAACTTTTTTATTTTTATTTTTATAATATTCTTCCGTTTGTTGCTCGCATGACGGTGAATAAGTATGAAGAGTATAACTGGCTGCCGAATTCGCTGACGAACTTTCCGGACAGCCGCAAGCTTGCCGACGCATTCCGTGAAGTCGGGCTTGTGAATGTGGAGACGAAGTTGTTCGTGGGCGGGGTATCTGCCCTGCACATTGGACATAAGGAGCGGGTGAGCGAATCATGA
- a CDS encoding heptaprenyl diphosphate synthase component 1, producing MMMNLLQSGFRIETETIMELIAKNTANRFLYNYIENPPVSRLRIQLLQLVLHEGGTPKDQVARYVATTALVQLGLDSHETVTLARQHTMRGIRNRQLTILAGDYFSSRYYDLLAQIDDVRTVAQLARSIQEINEWKIRLYGLEGGSAELYLDGKVKMESSLILSFVEVWSKQKETWMGIVNQLIRAEELLREYRKQATDEEVGPYVARLNGEAGMHGAHQQLVAELHKALHQSRKFASQLSDDGVRTELKLLIDGCATELDSQKARAEER from the coding sequence ATGATGATGAATCTTTTACAAAGTGGTTTTCGGATAGAAACCGAAACAATCATGGAGCTAATCGCCAAGAATACAGCGAATCGGTTCCTGTATAACTATATCGAAAACCCGCCTGTATCCCGCCTCCGCATCCAGCTTTTGCAGCTAGTGCTGCACGAAGGCGGCACACCGAAAGATCAGGTGGCCCGCTATGTGGCGACAACAGCGCTCGTTCAACTTGGTCTTGATAGTCATGAAACGGTAACGCTTGCGCGGCAGCATACGATGCGTGGCATTCGGAATCGTCAGTTGACGATTCTTGCGGGGGATTATTTCAGCAGTCGGTATTACGATTTGCTGGCTCAAATTGATGACGTACGGACAGTAGCGCAGCTTGCTCGTAGTATCCAGGAGATCAACGAGTGGAAGATCCGCCTGTATGGTCTGGAAGGTGGGTCGGCGGAGCTGTACTTAGACGGCAAAGTAAAAATGGAGTCGTCACTTATTCTTTCATTTGTAGAGGTATGGAGCAAACAGAAAGAGACCTGGATGGGGATTGTCAACCAGTTGATCCGGGCGGAAGAGTTACTTCGAGAGTATCGGAAGCAAGCAACGGATGAAGAAGTTGGACCGTATGTAGCTCGTTTGAACGGAGAAGCCGGTATGCACGGAGCGCATCAGCAGCTCGTAGCTGAGCTTCACAAAGCACTGCATCAGAGCCGCAAGTTTGCCTCCCAGCTTAGCGATGATGGTGTACGTACGGAACTAAAGCTGTTGATTGACGGATGTGCCACTGAATTGGACAGCCAGAAAGCAAGGGCAGAGGAGAGGTAG
- the mtrB gene encoding trp RNA-binding attenuation protein MtrB, with product MSTPSNSEFIVIKALENGVNVIGLTRGESTRFHHSEKLDKGEVMIAQFTEHTSAIKVRGKAVVQTRNGEMNTLVDE from the coding sequence ATGAGCACACCATCAAATAGTGAGTTTATTGTTATTAAGGCGCTAGAGAATGGGGTGAATGTGATCGGCTTGACTCGTGGAGAGTCCACTCGGTTTCATCATTCTGAGAAGCTCGATAAGGGTGAAGTGATGATAGCGCAGTTCACGGAACATACGTCCGCGATCAAGGTGCGTGGCAAGGCGGTTGTTCAGACACGCAACGGAGAAATGAATACGTTGGTTGATGAATAA